One Telluria mixta DNA window includes the following coding sequences:
- the nrdR gene encoding transcriptional regulator NrdR — MKCPFCQHDDTQVLDTRVSEEGDAIRRRRRCVACDKRFTTYERIELSMPFIVKKNGSRTEYESSKLRGSLMLALRKRPVAAEAIDRAVASIEEKLLTSGRREVDTGHVGELVMQELKRLDKIAYIRFASVYKNFEDLAEFQEAIAEVGQPRK, encoded by the coding sequence ATGAAATGTCCGTTCTGTCAGCATGACGACACCCAGGTCCTCGATACCCGCGTATCCGAGGAAGGCGATGCCATCCGGCGCCGCCGCCGCTGCGTCGCGTGCGACAAGCGTTTCACCACGTACGAGCGGATCGAGCTCTCGATGCCGTTCATCGTCAAGAAGAACGGCAGCCGTACCGAATACGAATCCTCCAAGCTGCGCGGCAGCCTGATGCTCGCACTGCGCAAGCGTCCCGTGGCGGCCGAAGCCATCGACCGCGCCGTGGCCTCCATCGAAGAAAAACTCCTCACCAGCGGCCGGCGCGAAGTCGATACCGGCCATGTCGGCGAACTGGTGATGCAGGAACTCAAGCGTCTCGACAAGATCGCCTACATCCGTTTCGCGTCCGTCTACAAGAACTTCGAAGACCTGGCCGAGTTCCAGGAAG
- the glyA gene encoding serine hydroxymethyltransferase — translation MFAKDHTLAKVDPELFDAIQKENKRQQDHIELIASENYTSPAVMQAQGSQLTNKYAEGYPGKRYYGGCEYVDVAEQLAIDRVKELFGAEAANVQPNSGSQANQGVFFAMLKPGDTIMGMSLAEGGHLTHGMALNMSGKWFNVISYGLTEQEDIDYEQMERLAREHKPKLIIAGASAFALRIDFERFARIAKEVGAYFMVDMAHYAGLIAAGEYPNPVPHADFVTSTTHKSLRGPRGGIILMKAEHEKAINSAIFPGIQGGPLMHVIAGKAVAFKEALTPEFKAYQQQVVKNAKALADTLIARGLRIVSGRTESHVMLVDLRSKGLTGKEAEAILGQAHMTCNKNGIPNDPQKPFVTSGIRLGSPAFTTRGFKEEDAVKVGNLIADVLDNPHDAATIDRVKAEVKQLTDKYPVYEA, via the coding sequence ATGTTTGCAAAAGATCACACGCTCGCCAAGGTTGACCCGGAACTGTTTGATGCCATCCAGAAGGAAAACAAGCGCCAGCAGGACCACATCGAGCTGATCGCATCCGAGAACTACACGTCGCCGGCCGTGATGCAGGCCCAGGGCTCGCAACTGACCAACAAGTACGCCGAAGGCTATCCGGGCAAGCGCTACTACGGCGGCTGCGAATACGTCGACGTCGCCGAGCAGCTGGCGATCGACCGCGTGAAGGAACTGTTCGGCGCCGAAGCCGCGAACGTCCAGCCGAATTCGGGTTCGCAGGCGAACCAGGGCGTGTTCTTCGCGATGCTGAAGCCGGGCGACACCATCATGGGCATGTCGCTGGCCGAAGGCGGCCACCTGACCCACGGCATGGCGCTGAACATGTCGGGCAAGTGGTTCAACGTCATCTCCTACGGCCTGACCGAGCAGGAAGACATCGACTACGAGCAGATGGAACGCCTGGCGCGCGAGCACAAGCCGAAGCTGATCATCGCCGGCGCGTCCGCCTTCGCCCTGCGCATCGACTTCGAGCGCTTCGCCCGCATCGCGAAGGAAGTCGGCGCGTACTTCATGGTCGACATGGCCCACTACGCCGGCCTGATCGCCGCCGGTGAATACCCGAACCCGGTCCCGCACGCCGACTTCGTCACGTCGACGACGCACAAGTCGCTGCGCGGCCCGCGCGGCGGCATCATCCTGATGAAGGCCGAGCACGAGAAGGCCATCAACTCCGCGATCTTCCCGGGCATCCAGGGTGGTCCGCTGATGCACGTGATCGCCGGTAAAGCGGTCGCCTTCAAGGAAGCGCTGACGCCGGAATTCAAGGCGTACCAGCAGCAGGTCGTCAAGAACGCCAAGGCACTGGCCGACACGCTGATCGCACGCGGCCTGCGCATCGTCTCGGGCCGTACCGAGTCGCACGTGATGCTCGTCGACCTGCGTTCGAAAGGCCTCACCGGCAAGGAAGCGGAAGCCATCCTCGGCCAGGCTCACATGACCTGCAACAAGAACGGCATCCCGAACGACCCGCAGAAGCCGTTCGTGACGTCGGGCATCCGCCTGGGCAGCCCGGCCTTCACGACCCGCGGCTTCAAGGAAGAGGACGCCGTCAAGGTCGGCAACCTGATCGCCGACGTGCTGGACAACCCGCACGACGCCGCGACCATCGACCGCGTCAAGGCCGAAGTGAAGCAACTGACCGACAAATACCCGGTCTACGAAGCGTAA
- a CDS encoding SDR family NAD(P)-dependent oxidoreductase, which translates to MIVFITGASAGFGAAMARTFVKNGHQVVLAARRKDRLDVLARELGESALPITMDVTDKNSIEEALSMLPQSWRQIDVLINNAGLALNTKPAYEVPLEDWETMIATNIKGLVTMTHALLPAMVERGSGLVINIGSVAGRTPYPGGNVYGATKAFVEQFTLNLRADLVGTGVRATNIAPGLCGGTEFSNVRLRDDAAAAKVYEGTQPLTAEDIAETAYWIASLPPHVNINHIEMMPTCQGYGPLNIKRNPG; encoded by the coding sequence ATGATCGTTTTCATCACCGGCGCATCGGCCGGATTCGGCGCCGCCATGGCGCGCACTTTCGTCAAGAACGGCCACCAGGTAGTGCTGGCGGCGCGCCGCAAGGACCGACTGGATGTCCTGGCCAGGGAACTGGGCGAGTCGGCCCTGCCGATCACGATGGACGTCACCGACAAGAACTCGATCGAGGAAGCGTTGTCGATGCTGCCGCAATCCTGGCGCCAGATCGACGTCCTGATCAACAATGCCGGCCTGGCCCTGAACACGAAACCGGCCTATGAGGTGCCGCTGGAAGACTGGGAAACGATGATCGCCACGAACATCAAGGGCCTCGTCACGATGACGCACGCCCTGCTGCCCGCGATGGTCGAGCGCGGCAGCGGCCTCGTCATCAACATCGGCTCCGTGGCCGGCCGCACCCCGTATCCCGGCGGGAACGTGTACGGCGCCACCAAGGCATTCGTCGAACAGTTCACCCTGAACCTGCGCGCCGACCTCGTCGGCACCGGCGTGCGCGCGACGAATATCGCGCCGGGCCTGTGCGGCGGCACCGAATTCTCGAACGTGCGCCTGCGCGACGACGCGGCCGCGGCGAAAGTCTACGAGGGCACGCAGCCGCTGACGGCCGAAGACATTGCCGAGACCGCGTATTGGATCGCGTCCCTGCCGCCGCACGTCAACATCAACCACATCGAGATGATGCCGACCTGCCAGGGCTACGGTCCCCTCAACATCAAGCGCAACCCGGGCTGA
- the ybgC gene encoding tol-pal system-associated acyl-CoA thioesterase: MPSVFTWTVRVYYEDTDAGGIVYYANYLKFFERARTEWLRALGIDQQALRDQAGAIFVVSNASIDYVASARLDDEVKVTLKVEKLGRASVQFAQQAWRGDTLLSSADVKVACVDAVTMRPRTLPDLAAAKMRAA, from the coding sequence ATGCCTTCAGTTTTCACCTGGACAGTTCGCGTCTATTACGAGGATACGGACGCCGGCGGCATCGTTTATTACGCCAATTACCTGAAGTTTTTCGAACGTGCGCGCACCGAATGGCTGCGCGCGCTCGGCATCGATCAGCAAGCCCTGCGCGACCAGGCCGGGGCAATCTTCGTCGTGAGCAATGCCAGCATCGACTATGTCGCGTCCGCGCGCCTGGACGATGAAGTGAAAGTGACCCTGAAGGTGGAAAAGCTGGGCCGCGCGTCCGTCCAGTTCGCCCAGCAAGCCTGGCGCGGCGACACGCTGCTGTCGAGCGCCGACGTGAAAGTCGCCTGCGTCGATGCCGTGACGATGCGCCCGCGTACCCTCCCCGACCTTGCCGCTGCTAAAATGCGTGCCGCCTGA
- the tolQ gene encoding protein TolQ has translation MNAVQDLSFIELIRHAHVLVQLLMALLFAISLMSWTYIFRKLFAIRAARRQTEQFERSFWAGGNLHTLHQSASSQRDQSGPLARIFEAGMGEFIKGKQASRDALDMGAVLDGARRAMRAAFHRELDQMDTHLNFLASVGSVSPYIGLLGTVWGIMNAFRGLANVQQATLATVAPGIAEALIATAIGLFAAIPAVVAYNRFTHDIDRLAIRFESFVEEFSNILQRQSR, from the coding sequence ATGAACGCAGTCCAAGACCTCTCATTCATTGAACTGATCCGCCATGCCCACGTGCTGGTGCAGTTGCTGATGGCCCTGCTGTTCGCGATTTCGCTCATGAGCTGGACTTATATTTTCCGCAAACTGTTCGCGATCCGCGCGGCGCGTCGCCAGACGGAACAGTTCGAACGCAGCTTCTGGGCCGGCGGCAACCTGCACACCTTGCACCAGAGTGCCAGCAGCCAGCGCGACCAGAGCGGTCCGCTGGCACGCATCTTCGAAGCCGGCATGGGCGAGTTCATCAAGGGCAAGCAGGCGTCGCGCGATGCGCTCGACATGGGCGCGGTGCTGGATGGCGCCCGCCGCGCGATGCGCGCCGCCTTCCACCGCGAACTCGACCAGATGGACACGCACCTGAACTTCCTGGCGTCCGTCGGCTCCGTCTCGCCGTACATCGGCCTGCTGGGTACTGTCTGGGGCATCATGAATGCGTTCCGCGGCCTGGCGAACGTCCAGCAGGCCACGCTAGCCACGGTTGCGCCCGGCATCGCCGAAGCGCTGATCGCCACGGCCATCGGCCTGTTCGCCGCCATTCCGGCCGTGGTCGCGTACAACCGCTTCACCCACGACATCGACCGCCTCGCGATCCGCTTCGAAAGCTTCGTCGAGGAATTCTCGAACATCCTGCAGCGCCAGTCGCGCTGA
- a CDS encoding biopolymer transporter ExbD: MAFNSSLRGSRRKLKSEINVVPYIDVMLVLLIIFMAVPPTQNPSEIKLPSAERSTQPPDDYIQIAIRENAQLQIGITGKNPQPLEDVSSRSTLVTRLRDLHAEHPDYPVLIAGDRDSKYDDVIQLISEAKKMGINRVGLATK; this comes from the coding sequence ATGGCCTTCAACAGCAGCCTGCGGGGCAGCCGTCGCAAGCTCAAGTCCGAGATCAACGTCGTGCCGTACATCGACGTGATGCTGGTGCTGCTCATCATCTTCATGGCGGTGCCGCCGACGCAGAACCCCAGCGAGATCAAGCTGCCCAGCGCCGAGCGCTCGACGCAGCCGCCGGACGACTACATCCAGATCGCGATCCGGGAAAACGCCCAGCTGCAGATCGGCATCACGGGCAAGAATCCGCAGCCGCTGGAAGACGTATCGAGCCGTTCGACGCTCGTCACGCGCCTGCGCGACCTCCATGCCGAGCATCCGGATTATCCGGTCTTGATAGCTGGCGACCGCGACAGCAAATACGATGACGTCATCCAGCTGATTTCCGAAGCCAAGAAGATGGGTATCAACCGCGTCGGCCTGGCCACGAAGTGA
- the tolA gene encoding cell envelope integrity protein TolA — translation MSATKQTNIGNSNGAPYHVPPEPNRWPAIGLAVGVHAMLLAFLWIGVSWQNNAPVAVEAEIWDVTTQTAAPPPAPAPEPEPEPETPPPQPAPKAVEPPPPVVEKPQPKAPDIALEREKKRKEELKRKQIEEERERELAEQKRAEEKKAKALAEKKERELEEKKAKADAEKKEAEKKKKEDAEKKKKEEADKKKKAAEEQKKLDAARAEEMRRITGAAGNPTSTGTAEKSTAPRIDKGYTAAITAKVKGNTSYAGSLDEPGNPTATFRVEQLPTGEIISVKKIKSSGVPSFDDAVEKGITKSSPLPKKKDGTVERSLVIEFHMKDLQ, via the coding sequence ATGTCAGCAACGAAGCAGACCAACATCGGCAACAGCAACGGCGCGCCTTATCACGTGCCGCCTGAACCGAACCGCTGGCCGGCCATCGGCCTGGCGGTGGGCGTGCACGCCATGTTGCTGGCGTTCCTGTGGATCGGCGTGAGCTGGCAGAACAATGCGCCGGTCGCCGTCGAAGCGGAAATCTGGGACGTGACGACGCAGACCGCCGCCCCGCCGCCCGCCCCCGCACCCGAGCCGGAACCCGAACCGGAGACCCCGCCGCCGCAACCCGCGCCGAAAGCCGTGGAGCCGCCGCCGCCCGTCGTCGAGAAGCCGCAGCCGAAGGCGCCGGACATCGCCCTCGAGCGCGAGAAGAAGCGCAAGGAAGAATTGAAGCGCAAGCAGATCGAGGAAGAGCGCGAGCGTGAACTCGCGGAACAGAAGCGCGCGGAAGAAAAGAAAGCGAAGGCACTCGCCGAGAAGAAGGAACGCGAACTCGAAGAGAAGAAGGCCAAGGCCGACGCTGAAAAGAAAGAAGCCGAGAAGAAGAAAAAAGAAGACGCGGAAAAGAAAAAGAAAGAGGAAGCCGACAAGAAGAAAAAGGCCGCCGAAGAACAGAAGAAACTGGACGCTGCACGCGCCGAGGAAATGCGCCGCATCACGGGCGCGGCCGGCAATCCGACCAGCACCGGCACGGCCGAGAAATCGACGGCGCCGCGCATCGACAAGGGCTATACCGCGGCTATCACGGCCAAGGTGAAAGGCAATACGTCGTATGCGGGCAGCCTCGACGAACCGGGCAATCCGACGGCGACTTTCCGCGTCGAGCAGTTGCCGACCGGCGAGATCATTTCGGTCAAGAAGATCAAGAGCAGTGGCGTGCCGTCATTCGACGATGCGGTCGAAAAGGGCATCACCAAATCGTCCCCACTGCCCAAGAAGAAAGATGGTACGGTAGAGCGTTCCCTCGTGATCGAGTTCCATATGAAGGATCTGCAGTGA
- the tolB gene encoding Tol-Pal system beta propeller repeat protein TolB, whose product MKKLHTLLFSATLLMGVAAHAQLKVEIAGVGSNQIPVAVAAFADESVAPEQVSAIIRADLERSGVFKVIDARQTISDTANIDLAAFKASGADALVVGSVQRLADGRFQVRYKLLDTVKQSQLSQLSDAVTARNTRLEGHRIADDVYEKLTGVRGIFSTRITYVKQDPASRDYKLVVADADGEGEQVAAHGREPIISPSWSPDGTKVAYVSFELRKPVIYVQNLVTGQRTVVANEKGNNSAPAWSPDGTKLALALSKTGNTQIWVVNADGSGLRRVSNSNGIDTEPQFSHDGQSIYFTSDRSGGPQIYKMSVNGGQATRVTFNGNYNISPRVSPDGKTLAWISQRDGGFSLYAMDLASGQEQRLADGATEPSFSPNGKYIMYATKGGGRTALAVVSVDGRVKQRLSTQAGNIREPSWGPFMK is encoded by the coding sequence ATGAAGAAACTACATACCCTGCTGTTTTCGGCCACCCTCCTGATGGGCGTGGCTGCACATGCCCAGCTGAAAGTCGAAATCGCCGGCGTGGGCAGCAACCAAATCCCGGTCGCAGTCGCGGCATTCGCCGACGAGTCGGTGGCACCCGAACAGGTGTCCGCCATCATCCGCGCCGACCTTGAACGCAGCGGCGTATTCAAGGTCATCGACGCGCGCCAGACCATTTCCGACACCGCCAACATCGACCTGGCCGCCTTCAAGGCCAGCGGTGCCGACGCGCTCGTCGTGGGCTCCGTGCAGCGTCTCGCGGACGGCCGCTTCCAGGTGCGTTATAAACTGCTCGACACCGTCAAGCAGTCGCAGCTGTCGCAACTGTCGGATGCCGTCACCGCGCGCAACACGCGCCTGGAAGGCCACCGCATCGCCGACGACGTCTATGAAAAACTGACCGGCGTGCGCGGCATCTTCTCGACCCGCATCACGTACGTGAAGCAGGACCCGGCCTCGCGCGACTACAAGCTCGTTGTGGCGGATGCGGACGGCGAAGGCGAACAAGTCGCCGCGCATGGCCGCGAGCCGATCATCTCGCCGTCGTGGTCGCCGGACGGCACGAAGGTCGCATACGTCTCGTTCGAACTGCGCAAGCCCGTGATCTATGTGCAGAACCTGGTGACGGGCCAGCGTACCGTCGTCGCCAACGAGAAGGGCAACAACTCCGCACCGGCCTGGTCGCCGGACGGCACGAAGCTGGCCCTCGCCCTGTCGAAGACCGGCAATACGCAAATCTGGGTCGTGAACGCGGATGGCAGCGGCCTGCGTCGCGTATCGAACAGCAACGGCATCGACACCGAGCCGCAGTTCTCGCACGACGGCCAGTCGATTTACTTCACCAGCGACCGCAGCGGCGGCCCGCAGATCTACAAGATGAGCGTGAACGGCGGGCAGGCAACCCGCGTCACGTTCAACGGCAACTACAATATCAGCCCTCGTGTATCCCCGGACGGCAAGACGCTGGCGTGGATTTCGCAACGCGATGGGGGTTTTTCCCTGTATGCGATGGACCTGGCTTCCGGTCAGGAACAACGCTTGGCCGATGGGGCCACCGAACCGAGTTTTTCGCCGAACGGCAAATACATCATGTATGCGACGAAGGGTGGGGGACGCACTGCATTGGCCGTCGTGTCGGTCGACGGACGCGTCAAGCAGCGCTTGAGCACCCAGGCGGGAAACATTCGGGAGCCCAGCTGGGGCCCGTTTATGAAGTAA
- the pal gene encoding peptidoglycan-associated lipoprotein Pal, producing MRNVKSVAFIVAAAALLSACSSTKLQEAPKVEEKPVAQAPTPPADTREIRPVETATVDPLNDPKGVLANRSVYFDFDSYVVRDDGKPVVENHSAYLGKNKQRKILIQGNTDERGGTEYNLALGQKRAEAVRKSMAALGVSDSQMEAVSLGKEKPKATGHDEAAWAENRRADIVYQ from the coding sequence ATGCGTAATGTAAAAAGTGTAGCGTTCATCGTGGCTGCCGCCGCCCTGCTGTCGGCATGCTCGTCGACCAAGCTGCAGGAAGCCCCGAAAGTCGAAGAAAAGCCGGTCGCCCAGGCACCGACCCCGCCGGCCGACACCCGTGAGATCCGTCCGGTCGAAACCGCGACCGTCGACCCGCTGAACGACCCGAAAGGCGTTCTCGCGAACCGCAGCGTGTACTTCGACTTCGACAGCTACGTTGTCCGTGACGACGGCAAGCCGGTCGTCGAGAACCACTCGGCTTACCTTGGCAAGAACAAGCAGCGCAAGATCCTGATCCAAGGTAACACCGACGAACGCGGCGGCACCGAATACAACCTGGCCCTGGGCCAGAAGCGCGCCGAAGCCGTGCGCAAGTCGATGGCTGCCCTGGGCGTCTCGGACAGCCAGATGGAAGCTGTTTCGCTGGGCAAGGAAAAGCCGAAGGCCACCGGCCACGACGAAGCCGCCTGGGCTGAAAACCGCCGCGCCGACATCGTCTACCAATAA
- the ybgF gene encoding tol-pal system protein YbgF, with protein MIKLSQFRLAAVALALTAWLPLQANAGLLDDDEARKAILDLRAKVDALARDINARVDTKADKSIGVDMLNQHEQTMQEISRLRGQVEVLANEVANAQKNQKDLYADLDARIKKLEPRQETIDGQTAEVLPSEKKTYDTAMELFKSGDYKAAAGALQDFVRRFPDSAYAANAQYWLGNAYYAQRDYKNAIAAQEAVVANYGTSAKAPDAMLNIASSYTELKDKKNAKKALQQLVSKFPDSAAAQAAKDRLAALK; from the coding sequence ATGATCAAACTGTCCCAGTTCCGCCTCGCCGCCGTCGCCCTCGCCCTGACCGCCTGGCTGCCCCTGCAGGCCAATGCCGGCCTGCTCGACGACGACGAAGCCCGCAAGGCGATCCTCGACCTGCGCGCCAAGGTCGATGCACTGGCACGCGACATCAATGCCCGCGTCGACACGAAGGCCGACAAGTCGATCGGCGTCGACATGCTGAACCAGCACGAACAGACCATGCAGGAAATCTCGCGCCTGCGCGGCCAGGTCGAAGTCCTCGCCAACGAGGTCGCCAACGCCCAGAAGAACCAGAAAGACCTGTACGCGGACCTCGATGCGCGTATCAAGAAACTCGAACCGCGCCAGGAAACGATCGACGGGCAGACGGCCGAAGTCCTGCCGTCCGAAAAGAAAACCTACGACACCGCGATGGAGCTGTTCAAATCGGGCGACTACAAGGCCGCCGCCGGCGCCCTGCAGGATTTCGTGCGCCGCTTCCCCGATTCGGCCTACGCCGCCAACGCCCAGTACTGGCTCGGCAACGCCTATTACGCCCAGCGCGACTACAAGAACGCGATCGCTGCCCAGGAAGCCGTCGTCGCCAACTACGGCACGAGCGCGAAGGCGCCGGACGCCATGCTCAACATCGCCTCCAGCTACACGGAGCTGAAGGACAAGAAGAACGCCAAGAAGGCCCTGCAGCAGCTCGTGTCGAAGTTCCCGGACTCCGCGGCGGCCCAGGCGGCCAAGGACCGCCTGGCGGCGCTCAAGTAA
- a CDS encoding penicillin-insensitive murein endopeptidase has translation MKIPWPIVVSIFAASMPGVAAASTCYGTVGKGRLSGGVQLPPQGVNFAAYSPKGVEMGRTYVHDRVHQAMLEAYANVRTTLPDKTYVYGETGFAHGGPISPHRTHQAGLSVDFMVPVLDDAGRSVPLPSSLSNKYGYALEFDDQGRIPGYRIDFDAMAEHLYQISITSRRHGLTIRRVIFDPRLSERLFDSSRHGVELRHIMPFMKEHPWIRHDEHYHIDFGLACRPLRDYHD, from the coding sequence ATGAAAATCCCGTGGCCGATTGTCGTTTCCATATTCGCCGCGTCCATGCCAGGCGTGGCGGCTGCAAGCACGTGCTACGGAACCGTCGGCAAGGGACGGCTTTCGGGAGGCGTGCAGTTACCGCCCCAAGGCGTTAATTTCGCGGCCTACAGCCCGAAGGGTGTCGAGATGGGTCGAACCTACGTTCACGACCGAGTACACCAAGCCATGCTGGAAGCGTACGCGAACGTGCGAACCACGTTACCCGACAAGACCTACGTGTACGGAGAAACCGGATTTGCACACGGCGGGCCGATATCCCCTCATCGGACACACCAGGCAGGTCTCTCCGTCGACTTCATGGTGCCGGTTCTGGATGACGCAGGTCGCTCTGTACCCTTGCCATCATCGCTCTCGAACAAATATGGCTACGCACTCGAGTTTGACGACCAGGGCCGCATTCCCGGCTATCGAATCGACTTCGATGCGATGGCCGAACACCTGTATCAAATTTCGATAACCTCCCGCCGTCATGGTCTGACAATCCGGCGCGTCATCTTCGACCCACGCCTGTCGGAAAGACTGTTCGACAGCAGCCGGCATGGCGTCGAACTGCGACACATCATGCCGTTCATGAAGGAACATCCCTGGATCCGGCATGACGAGCATTATCACATCGACTTCGGACTGGCTTGCCGGCCGCTGCGCGACTATCACGATTAG
- a CDS encoding lytic transglycosylase domain-containing protein, with protein sequence MADSMVCTEPLARLRDIRRLVHENNRSCLPDELIVCQIYMESRFDACARAEGSSARGLMQLLKVANRELFRLDNLCKPPSQRCAEPALYAEADAFHASAAFIDEATNIQMGTRYLQALIDRARREHAADPIAEAYMDYRGVRNGIYYRKICAAAERLKRDPDDIGALRTLTA encoded by the coding sequence ATGGCCGATTCGATGGTGTGCACCGAACCCCTTGCGCGCCTGCGCGACATCCGCCGGCTCGTGCACGAGAACAACCGGTCCTGCCTGCCGGATGAACTGATCGTGTGCCAGATCTACATGGAGTCGCGCTTCGACGCGTGCGCCCGGGCTGAGGGCAGCAGTGCGCGGGGCCTGATGCAGCTGCTGAAGGTGGCGAACCGCGAACTGTTCCGGCTTGATAACCTGTGCAAGCCGCCGTCGCAGCGCTGTGCCGAGCCGGCGCTGTATGCCGAGGCAGATGCGTTTCATGCCAGCGCTGCCTTCATCGACGAGGCCACGAATATTCAGATGGGCACGCGTTATTTGCAGGCGTTGATCGACCGGGCCAGGCGTGAGCATGCGGCCGATCCGATCGCTGAGGCTTACATGGATTATCGGGGCGTCAGGAACGGGATCTACTACCGCAAGATTTGCGCGGCGGCGGAGAGGCTGAAGCGCGATCCGGACGATATCGGGGCGCTGCGGACATTGACTGCCTAA
- a CDS encoding 5'-nucleotidase, with protein MPLDLSDTLVVGISATALFDLAEADAVYKARYVKNPQSALEEYRAYMLERENEPLRDGTGMALVRALLGLNRYAPSETKPLVEVVVMSRNSPETGVRVFNNIRSRGLPISRHAFTGGESVVDYLDAFAVDLFLTTNVEDAQRVIDAQACAAAVLKPPPHTAEAAPEDQVRIAFDGDAVLFDDSSELVYKTEGLDRFHTIENEKQNEPMKDGPYAILLRRLARLQERLPFGADVSPVRIAIVTARSAPAEMRVINTLRHWGVYVNEIFFLGGVPKSKVVKAFRAHLFFDDQDLHLDPAARHVPSGRVPYRSDSPLFTPLPLDLPADPPVLVEKVEAN; from the coding sequence ATGCCCCTCGACCTTTCCGATACCCTCGTGGTCGGCATCTCCGCCACCGCCCTGTTCGACCTGGCGGAAGCCGACGCCGTCTATAAAGCCCGATACGTCAAGAATCCACAAAGCGCGCTGGAGGAATACCGCGCCTACATGCTCGAGCGCGAGAACGAGCCGCTGCGCGACGGCACCGGCATGGCGCTCGTGCGCGCCCTGCTCGGGCTGAACCGCTATGCGCCGTCCGAGACGAAGCCGCTCGTCGAGGTCGTCGTCATGTCGCGCAACAGCCCGGAGACCGGCGTGCGTGTCTTCAACAACATCCGGTCGCGCGGCCTGCCGATTTCGCGCCATGCGTTCACCGGCGGCGAATCCGTCGTCGATTACCTGGACGCCTTCGCCGTCGACCTGTTCCTGACGACGAATGTCGAAGACGCGCAGCGCGTGATCGATGCACAGGCCTGCGCCGCCGCGGTCCTGAAGCCGCCGCCGCACACGGCCGAAGCGGCGCCGGAAGACCAGGTGCGCATCGCCTTCGACGGCGATGCCGTGCTGTTCGACGATTCCAGCGAATTGGTCTACAAGACCGAGGGCCTGGACCGCTTCCACACGATCGAAAACGAGAAGCAGAACGAACCGATGAAGGACGGCCCGTATGCGATCCTGTTGCGCCGGCTCGCGCGCCTGCAGGAACGGCTGCCGTTCGGCGCGGACGTGTCGCCGGTGCGCATCGCGATCGTCACGGCGCGCAGTGCGCCGGCCGAGATGCGGGTCATCAATACGCTGCGCCACTGGGGTGTGTACGTGAACGAGATCTTCTTCCTCGGCGGCGTGCCGAAGTCGAAGGTCGTCAAGGCGTTCCGCGCGCACCTGTTCTTCGACGACCAGGACCTGCACCTGGATCCGGCCGCGCGCCACGTCCCGTCCGGGCGCGTGCCCTACCGCTCGGACTCGCCGCTGTTCACGCCGTTACCGCTCGACCTGCCCGCCGATCCGCCTGTGCTGGTCGAAAAAGTCGAGGCCAACTGA